One region of Caldimonas thermodepolymerans genomic DNA includes:
- a CDS encoding DUF3237 domain-containing protein, whose amino-acid sequence MSAPTLPPPPVLLPMTHVACEVDELVSLGPAPYGERRFVPLGGGTVRGPELNGEIVAGGVDWQIQRADGVLDIAAHYVIRTTDGALVEVRSEGMRHADPEVMQLLARGEAVPRERYFFRTVMRFQTGAPQWAHLNRTIAIASGERQARRVLLDVYRLT is encoded by the coding sequence ATGTCCGCCCCCACCCTGCCCCCGCCCCCGGTCCTGCTGCCGATGACCCACGTGGCCTGCGAGGTCGACGAGCTGGTCTCGCTCGGCCCCGCCCCCTACGGCGAGCGCCGCTTCGTGCCGCTGGGCGGCGGCACGGTGCGCGGGCCGGAGCTCAACGGCGAGATCGTCGCCGGCGGCGTGGACTGGCAGATCCAGCGTGCCGACGGCGTGCTGGACATCGCCGCGCACTACGTGATCCGCACCACCGACGGCGCGCTGGTCGAGGTGCGCAGCGAAGGCATGCGCCATGCCGACCCCGAGGTGATGCAGCTGCTGGCACGCGGCGAAGCGGTGCCGCGCGAGCGCTACTTCTTCCGCACCGTGATGCGCTTCCAGACCGGCGCGCCGCAATGGGCGCACCTGAACCGCACCATCGCGATCGCCAGCGGCGAGCGCCAGGCGCGCCGCGTGCTGCTGGACGTCTACCGGCTCACCTGA
- the yjfF gene encoding galactofuranose ABC transporter, permease protein YjfF, with protein sequence MSALPTQASTEVRIPRAPRLRLAPQHIPVAATITLFVAMATFGSIAYDGFFSPQVFLNLLIDNAFVCIVAVGMTFVILSGGIDLSVGSVIALATMISASLVEQHGWPPGIVIPLVLVLGAGFGTTMGLLIERFRLQPFIVTLAGMFLARGLCYLISIDSISITHEFYAWAGQWRLPVWGGGASLSLSALLALAVVAVAAFVAHGTQFGRTVYAIGGNAHSAMLMGLPVARTTVQVYALSGLCSALAGVVFTFYMQSGYGLHAMGLELDAIAAVVIGGTLLSGGVGYVLGTLFGVLILGMIQTLIMFDGSLSSWWTRIVIGALLFIFCLLQRLFETGRRTSA encoded by the coding sequence ATGAGCGCCCTCCCCACGCAAGCGAGCACCGAGGTGCGCATCCCCCGCGCACCGCGCCTGCGGCTGGCCCCGCAGCACATCCCGGTGGCCGCGACGATCACCCTGTTCGTCGCGATGGCCACCTTCGGTTCCATCGCCTACGACGGCTTCTTCTCGCCGCAGGTGTTCCTGAACCTGCTGATCGACAACGCCTTCGTGTGCATCGTCGCGGTCGGCATGACCTTCGTGATCCTGTCGGGCGGCATCGACCTGTCGGTCGGCTCGGTGATCGCGCTGGCGACGATGATCTCGGCGTCGCTGGTGGAGCAGCACGGCTGGCCTCCGGGGATCGTGATCCCGCTGGTGCTGGTGCTCGGTGCCGGCTTCGGCACCACGATGGGCCTGCTGATCGAGCGCTTCCGGCTGCAGCCGTTCATCGTCACGCTGGCGGGCATGTTCCTGGCGCGCGGGCTGTGCTACCTGATCAGCATCGACTCGATCAGCATCACGCACGAGTTCTACGCCTGGGCGGGGCAGTGGCGCCTGCCGGTGTGGGGCGGGGGGGCGTCGCTGTCGCTCAGCGCCCTGCTGGCGCTGGCGGTCGTGGCGGTGGCGGCCTTCGTCGCGCACGGCACGCAGTTCGGCCGCACGGTCTACGCCATCGGCGGGAACGCGCATTCGGCGATGCTGATGGGCCTGCCGGTGGCGCGCACCACGGTGCAGGTCTATGCGCTGAGCGGCCTGTGTTCGGCGCTGGCGGGCGTGGTGTTCACCTTCTACATGCAGTCGGGCTACGGCCTGCATGCCATGGGGCTGGAGCTGGACGCGATCGCGGCCGTGGTGATCGGCGGCACGCTGCTCAGCGGCGGCGTCGGCTACGTGCTGGGCACGCTGTTCGGCGTGCTCATCCTCGGCATGATCCAGACGCTCATCATGTTCGACGGCTCGCTGAGCTCGTGGTGGACGCGCATCGTGATCGGTGCGCTGCTGTTCATCTTCTGCCTGCTGCAGCGCCTGTTCGAGACCGGCCGGAGGACCTCGGCATGA
- a CDS encoding Bug family tripartite tricarboxylate transporter substrate binding protein, with protein MPACTRRALLAATLGATASSLLWPGAAYAQKYPERPVKLTVGFPPGSGPDVVARLIGQKLAELLGQSVVVDNRAGAGGQIATQSVAKSPPDGYSLLLAEVGSISIAPPAFSKLPYDPLRELQVLTEVVRSDFLLVVPANSPHRTLAEFMNAHKGSKERVNFGTFGAGTPGHFGAELLGAAGNFPVEAVHYRNTGDAVSAIAKGEVAAAFVSTALGAAQVKGGTMRALASTAAARVPQLPDVPTFTEAGIQGIDVSAWFAFFVPTGTPQPIAELLARQLVAAVQSPDVKQKLIEAGFSVTGTSTEEARRMVAAEAPRWAEIVRRTGFKGD; from the coding sequence ATGCCCGCATGCACACGCCGTGCGCTGCTGGCGGCCACCCTGGGCGCGACCGCGTCGTCGCTGCTCTGGCCGGGGGCCGCCTACGCCCAGAAGTATCCGGAACGGCCGGTGAAGCTGACGGTGGGGTTCCCGCCGGGCAGCGGCCCGGACGTGGTGGCCCGCCTGATCGGGCAGAAGCTCGCCGAGCTGCTCGGCCAGTCGGTGGTGGTGGACAACCGCGCCGGCGCGGGTGGCCAGATCGCGACGCAGTCGGTGGCCAAGAGTCCGCCGGACGGCTACAGCCTGCTGCTGGCCGAGGTCGGCTCGATCAGCATCGCGCCGCCCGCGTTCTCCAAGCTGCCCTACGACCCGCTGCGCGAGCTGCAGGTGCTGACCGAGGTGGTGCGCTCGGACTTCCTGCTGGTGGTGCCGGCGAACTCGCCGCACCGCACGCTGGCCGAGTTCATGAACGCCCACAAGGGCAGCAAGGAGCGGGTCAACTTCGGCACCTTCGGCGCCGGCACGCCCGGGCACTTCGGGGCCGAGCTGCTGGGCGCGGCGGGCAATTTCCCGGTCGAGGCGGTGCACTACCGCAACACCGGCGACGCGGTGTCGGCCATCGCCAAGGGCGAGGTCGCGGCGGCCTTCGTCTCGACCGCGCTGGGCGCGGCCCAGGTCAAGGGCGGCACGATGCGCGCCCTGGCCAGCACCGCCGCGGCCCGGGTGCCGCAGCTGCCGGACGTGCCGACCTTCACCGAGGCCGGCATCCAGGGCATCGACGTGTCGGCATGGTTCGCCTTCTTCGTGCCGACCGGCACGCCGCAGCCGATCGCCGAGCTGCTCGCGCGCCAGCTGGTCGCCGCGGTGCAGTCGCCGGACGTCAAGCAGAAGCTGATCGAGGCCGGCTTCAGCGTCACCGGCACCTCGACCGAGGAGGCCCGCCGCATGGTGGCCGCCGAGGCCCCGCGCTGGGCCGAGATCGTGCGGCGCACCGGCTTCAAGGGCGACTGA
- a CDS encoding 2-dehydro-3-deoxygalactonokinase: MSGAAPAGAHWVGIDWGTTHRRAWYFAGGELAGRYADDQGVLACAPRFAESLRELLQRLSAPADSTVVMAGMVGSATGWQEVPYLDAGQPVTAWARQLVPVAGAARWFIVPGCCWQQGDEVDVMRGEETQLLGAWSWAPRDGWYLLPGTHSKWVQLRDGRVVQLRTCMSGELYALLSRHGTLASLMPPAAGGRADDPLVHAQAFAQGVHAAGRGDLSRELFGCRARVVTGRLRREEAGAYLSGLLLGTEWHEALAHGLPRDAAVCVIGCPALSRLHLRCAQVLGLEAVALDADAVQVAAWRALGARAMETQA, translated from the coding sequence ATGAGCGGCGCCGCGCCGGCGGGCGCGCACTGGGTCGGCATCGACTGGGGCACCACCCACCGGCGCGCCTGGTATTTCGCGGGCGGCGAGCTGGCGGGCCGGTACGCCGACGACCAGGGCGTGCTGGCCTGCGCGCCGCGGTTCGCCGAGTCGCTGCGCGAGCTGCTGCAGCGGCTGTCGGCGCCGGCGGACAGCACCGTCGTGATGGCCGGCATGGTGGGCAGCGCGACCGGCTGGCAGGAGGTGCCGTACCTCGACGCCGGCCAGCCGGTCACCGCATGGGCGCGCCAGCTGGTGCCGGTCGCGGGGGCGGCGCGCTGGTTCATCGTGCCGGGCTGCTGCTGGCAGCAGGGCGACGAGGTCGACGTGATGCGTGGCGAGGAGACGCAGCTGCTCGGCGCCTGGTCGTGGGCGCCGCGCGACGGCTGGTACTTGCTGCCGGGCACGCACAGCAAGTGGGTGCAGCTGCGCGACGGCCGCGTGGTGCAGCTGCGCACCTGCATGAGCGGCGAGCTGTACGCGCTGCTGTCGCGCCACGGCACGCTGGCCTCGCTGATGCCGCCCGCAGCGGGCGGCCGGGCGGACGATCCGCTGGTGCACGCGCAGGCGTTCGCGCAGGGGGTGCACGCCGCGGGCCGCGGGGACCTGAGCCGCGAGCTGTTCGGCTGCCGCGCCCGGGTGGTCACCGGGCGGTTGCGGCGCGAGGAGGCGGGCGCCTACCTCAGCGGGCTGCTGCTCGGCACCGAGTGGCACGAGGCGCTCGCCCACGGCTTGCCGCGCGATGCGGCGGTGTGCGTGATCGGCTGCCCGGCGCTGTCGCGGCTGCACTTGCGCTGCGCGCAGGTGCTGGGGCTGGAGGCGGTCGCGCTGGACGCCGACGCGGTGCAGGTGGCCGCCTGGCGGGCACTGGGGGCCCGCGCGATGGAGACGCAGGCATGA
- the mmsB gene encoding multiple monosaccharide ABC transporter permease, whose amino-acid sequence MSEQAIAEGSAAPLPKSYAGFLKHNVREYGMLLSLVLIMIFFQVMTDGTLMQPLNLTNLVLQNSYIVIMALGMLLVIVCGHIDLSVGSVCGFIGALAAVLMVRYDVHFVPATLLCLLAGAVIGGIQGSFVAFLRIPSFIVTLAGMLVFKGLALAVLQGQSLGPFPETFQRLSSGFIPDPFGGESLRIGSLLLGMLVAAAMVWSRLRERRVHMQHGMEEEPWGFFVAKTAVFAAAILFLCYLMASYRGLPNVLIVMFALMLAYDFVTQRTTLGRRFYALGGNEKAARLSGIKTERLTFLAFVNMGVLAALAGLVFAARLNTATPKAGLGFELDVIAACFIGGASASGGVGKVMGAVIGAFVMGVMNNGMSILGIGIDYQQVIKGLVLLAAVCVDVYNKNRS is encoded by the coding sequence ATGAGTGAGCAAGCGATTGCCGAAGGCAGCGCCGCGCCGCTGCCGAAGTCCTACGCCGGCTTCCTGAAGCACAACGTACGCGAGTACGGGATGCTGCTGTCGCTGGTGCTGATCATGATCTTCTTCCAGGTCATGACCGACGGCACGCTGATGCAGCCGCTGAACCTGACCAACCTGGTGCTGCAGAACAGCTACATCGTCATCATGGCGCTGGGCATGCTGCTGGTCATCGTCTGCGGCCACATCGACCTGTCGGTGGGTTCGGTGTGCGGCTTCATCGGCGCGCTCGCGGCGGTGCTGATGGTGCGCTACGACGTGCACTTCGTGCCGGCCACGCTGCTGTGCCTGCTGGCCGGCGCCGTCATCGGCGGCATCCAGGGCAGCTTCGTCGCCTTCCTGCGCATCCCGTCGTTCATCGTCACGCTGGCCGGCATGCTGGTGTTCAAGGGACTGGCGCTGGCGGTGCTGCAGGGACAGTCGCTCGGCCCCTTCCCGGAGACCTTCCAGCGCCTGAGCTCCGGCTTCATTCCCGACCCGTTCGGCGGCGAGAGCCTGCGCATCGGGTCGTTGCTGCTGGGCATGCTGGTCGCCGCGGCGATGGTGTGGAGCCGGCTGCGCGAGCGCCGGGTGCACATGCAGCACGGCATGGAGGAGGAGCCGTGGGGCTTCTTCGTGGCCAAGACCGCGGTGTTCGCCGCCGCCATCCTGTTCCTGTGCTACCTGATGGCCTCGTACCGCGGCCTGCCCAACGTGCTGATCGTGATGTTCGCGCTGATGCTGGCCTACGACTTCGTCACGCAGCGCACCACGCTGGGCCGGCGCTTCTACGCGCTGGGCGGCAACGAGAAGGCCGCGCGGCTGTCGGGCATCAAGACCGAGCGGCTCACCTTCCTGGCCTTCGTCAACATGGGCGTGCTCGCCGCGCTGGCCGGACTGGTGTTCGCGGCCCGCCTCAACACCGCCACGCCCAAGGCCGGTCTCGGCTTCGAGCTCGACGTGATCGCGGCCTGCTTCATCGGCGGCGCCTCCGCCTCGGGCGGGGTCGGCAAGGTGATGGGCGCGGTGATCGGCGCCTTCGTGATGGGCGTGATGAACAACGGCATGTCCATCCTCGGCATCGGCATCGACTACCAGCAGGTCATCAAGGGCCTGGTGCTGCTGGCTGCGGTGTGCGTGGACGTCTACAACAAGAACAGGTCATGA
- a CDS encoding response regulator transcription factor gives MNIWPTPTTSAPAGAPQAALAGVIEGIGEDGFAEHGLRELNRGLPAASWSVYQVWHDRPPVLHLSSSLGVADTTRDCFGAYRDGLYLRDRSFDALRQVAPGHAAVLRMGAEDAPNEEHRERIYRRHRMIERLSVARREADGSLLAVNLYRHAHQPRFSGDELDAFTTMATSLLAAVRRHLALVESVRQPPWNPREAMARACPALTQRELDVCERLLRGWSYDGVAADMGLSVATVKTYRARAFERLGLHFRSELFARFGAPPRR, from the coding sequence ATGAACATCTGGCCCACGCCCACCACCTCGGCCCCAGCCGGCGCCCCGCAGGCGGCGCTGGCCGGCGTGATCGAAGGCATCGGCGAGGACGGCTTCGCCGAGCACGGCCTGCGCGAGCTCAACCGGGGGCTGCCCGCAGCGTCCTGGTCGGTCTACCAGGTCTGGCACGACCGGCCGCCGGTGCTGCACCTGTCCTCCAGCCTGGGCGTGGCGGACACCACGCGCGACTGCTTCGGCGCCTACCGCGACGGCCTGTACCTGCGCGACCGCAGCTTCGACGCGCTGCGGCAGGTCGCGCCCGGCCACGCGGCCGTGCTGCGCATGGGGGCCGAGGACGCGCCCAACGAGGAGCACCGCGAGCGCATCTACCGGCGCCACCGCATGATCGAGCGGCTGTCGGTGGCGCGGCGCGAGGCCGACGGCTCCCTGCTGGCGGTCAACCTCTACCGGCATGCCCACCAGCCGCGTTTCTCGGGTGACGAGCTGGACGCCTTCACGACGATGGCGACCAGCCTGCTGGCCGCGGTGCGGCGCCACCTGGCGCTGGTCGAGTCGGTGCGCCAGCCCCCGTGGAATCCGCGCGAGGCGATGGCGCGTGCCTGCCCGGCGCTCACCCAGCGCGAGCTGGACGTGTGCGAGCGCCTGCTGCGCGGCTGGAGCTACGACGGCGTGGCGGCCGACATGGGCCTGAGCGTGGCCACCGTCAAGACCTACCGTGCCCGCGCCTTCGAGCGGCTGGGGCTGCATTTCCGCAGCGAGCTGTTCGCCCGCTTCGGCGCGCCGCCGCGGCGCTGA
- a CDS encoding CoA-acylating methylmalonate-semialdehyde dehydrogenase — MGAPEPKFSATVQHWIAGQATAGTGGRSQDVYNPATGAVARQVLLGSVEDVQAAVAAAKAALPGWSNTPPIRRARVLNKFLELLNTHRDTLAAMITAEHGKVFTDAQGEVTRGIEIVEFACGIPQLLKGDYTDQVSTGIDNWTMRQPLGVVAGITPFNFPCMVPCWMFPVALACGNTFVLKPSERDPSPSLFMAELLKQAGLPDGVFNVVQGDKVAVDALLEHPDVKAVSFVGSTPIAQYIYERGAHFGKRVQALGGAKNHMVVMPDADLDQAVDALVGAAYGSAGERCMAISVAVLVGDVADRIVPRLAERARALKISNGMELDAEMGPIVTKQALDRICGYIEDGVRSGATLLVDGRGYRVPGHENGFWLGGTLFDHVTPEMRIYREEIFGPVLACVRVKDFAEAVELVNAHEYGNGVACFTRDGNVAREFARRIEVGMVGINVPIPVPMAWHGFGGWKRSLFGDMHAYGEEGVRFYTRQKSVMQRWPESTPKGAEFVMPTAK, encoded by the coding sequence ATGGGTGCACCCGAACCGAAGTTTTCCGCCACCGTGCAGCACTGGATCGCAGGACAGGCCACCGCCGGCACCGGCGGGCGCAGCCAGGACGTCTACAACCCCGCCACCGGCGCGGTGGCGCGCCAGGTGCTGCTGGGCTCGGTCGAGGACGTGCAGGCCGCCGTCGCCGCCGCCAAGGCCGCGCTGCCCGGATGGTCGAACACCCCGCCGATCCGCCGCGCGCGCGTGCTGAACAAGTTCCTCGAGCTGCTGAACACCCACCGCGACACGCTGGCCGCGATGATCACTGCCGAGCACGGCAAGGTGTTCACCGACGCGCAGGGCGAGGTCACCCGCGGCATCGAGATCGTCGAGTTCGCCTGCGGCATCCCGCAGCTGCTCAAGGGCGACTACACCGACCAGGTCTCCACCGGCATCGACAACTGGACCATGCGCCAGCCGCTCGGCGTGGTGGCCGGCATCACGCCGTTCAACTTTCCCTGCATGGTGCCGTGCTGGATGTTCCCGGTGGCGCTGGCCTGCGGCAACACCTTCGTGCTCAAGCCCAGCGAGCGCGACCCGAGCCCCTCGCTGTTCATGGCCGAGCTGCTCAAGCAGGCCGGCCTGCCTGACGGCGTGTTCAACGTCGTGCAGGGCGACAAGGTCGCGGTCGACGCGCTGCTGGAGCACCCGGACGTCAAGGCCGTCAGCTTCGTCGGCTCGACCCCGATCGCGCAGTACATCTACGAGCGCGGTGCCCACTTCGGCAAGCGCGTGCAGGCGCTGGGCGGCGCGAAGAACCACATGGTCGTGATGCCCGACGCCGACCTGGACCAGGCGGTCGACGCCCTGGTCGGCGCGGCCTACGGCTCGGCCGGCGAGCGCTGCATGGCGATCTCGGTGGCGGTGCTGGTCGGCGACGTGGCCGACCGAATCGTGCCCCGGCTCGCCGAGCGCGCCAGGGCGCTGAAGATCAGCAACGGCATGGAGCTCGACGCCGAGATGGGCCCGATCGTCACGAAGCAGGCGCTGGACCGCATCTGCGGCTACATCGAGGACGGCGTCAGGAGCGGCGCGACGCTGCTGGTCGACGGCCGCGGCTACCGCGTGCCCGGCCACGAGAACGGCTTCTGGCTGGGCGGCACGCTGTTCGACCACGTCACGCCCGAGATGCGCATCTACCGCGAGGAGATCTTCGGCCCGGTGCTGGCCTGCGTGCGCGTGAAGGACTTCGCCGAGGCGGTCGAGCTGGTCAACGCGCACGAGTACGGCAACGGCGTGGCCTGCTTCACCCGTGACGGCAACGTCGCACGCGAGTTCGCCCGCCGCATCGAGGTCGGCATGGTGGGCATCAACGTGCCGATCCCGGTGCCGATGGCCTGGCACGGCTTCGGCGGCTGGAAGCGCTCGCTGTTCGGCGACATGCACGCCTACGGCGAGGAAGGCGTGCGCTTCTACACCCGCCAGAAGTCGGTGATGCAGCGCTGGCCCGAGAGCACCCCGAAGGGCGCCGAGTTCGTGATGCCCACCGCCAAGTAA
- a CDS encoding sugar ABC transporter ATP-binding protein, whose translation MTTAAPVLELTGICKRFTGVQALQDVSLRLRAGEVHALMGQNGAGKSTLIKVLTGVYPPDAGTVTLAGREIRPASPQEAQRLGISTVYQEVNLCPNLSVAENIFAGRYPRKGWQGGWRIDWKRMHREAEALLARLDLHVDVTRLLSGYPVAVQQMVAIARALSVQAQVLVLDEPTSSLDESEVQRLFDVLRRLRDEGLAILFVTHFLDEVYAISDRITVLRNGRHVGEYAASELDRGALVTAMVGRELAPAAQALRRSPAAAPEGGVLLEARGLGRKGQLHPVDLQLRRGEVVGLAGLLGAGRTELARLLFGLDAADAGELRLGGRVVSFDHPAQAVRHGLGLCPEDRKSEGIVGELSVRENIALALQARMGLRRTLSRRRQQELAERYIRALGIRTADAETPIAQLSGGNQQKALLARWLATQPALLILDEPTRGIDVAAKQEIMGEILRLAEEGMAVLFISSELDEVVRLSDRVVVLRDRRKVGELPAGTSEAQICDLIAAGA comes from the coding sequence ATGACCACCGCCGCCCCCGTGCTCGAACTCACCGGCATCTGCAAGCGCTTTACCGGCGTGCAGGCGCTGCAGGACGTGAGCCTGCGCCTGCGTGCCGGCGAGGTGCATGCGCTGATGGGGCAGAACGGCGCGGGCAAGTCCACGCTGATCAAGGTGCTGACCGGCGTGTACCCGCCCGACGCCGGCACGGTGACGCTGGCCGGGCGCGAGATCCGCCCCGCCTCGCCGCAGGAGGCGCAGCGCCTGGGCATCAGCACGGTCTACCAGGAGGTGAACCTGTGCCCCAACCTCTCGGTGGCCGAGAACATCTTCGCCGGCCGCTACCCGCGCAAGGGCTGGCAGGGCGGCTGGCGCATCGACTGGAAGCGCATGCACCGCGAGGCCGAGGCGCTGCTGGCGCGGCTGGACCTGCACGTCGACGTGACCCGGCTGCTCTCGGGTTACCCGGTGGCCGTCCAGCAGATGGTGGCCATCGCCCGCGCGCTGAGCGTGCAGGCCCAGGTGCTGGTGCTCGACGAGCCCACGTCCAGCCTCGACGAGAGCGAGGTGCAGCGCCTGTTCGACGTGCTGCGGCGGCTGCGCGACGAGGGCCTGGCGATCCTGTTCGTCACGCACTTCCTCGACGAGGTGTACGCGATCTCCGACCGCATCACCGTGCTGCGCAACGGGCGCCATGTCGGCGAATACGCCGCGAGCGAGCTGGACCGCGGCGCGCTGGTCACCGCGATGGTGGGGCGCGAGCTGGCCCCGGCGGCGCAGGCGCTGCGCCGCTCGCCGGCGGCCGCCCCCGAAGGCGGCGTGCTGCTCGAGGCCCGCGGGCTGGGACGCAAGGGGCAGCTGCACCCGGTCGACCTGCAGCTGCGCCGCGGCGAGGTGGTAGGCCTGGCCGGGCTGCTCGGTGCCGGCCGCACCGAACTGGCACGCCTGCTGTTCGGGCTGGACGCGGCCGATGCCGGCGAGCTGCGGCTGGGCGGGCGGGTCGTCTCGTTCGACCACCCGGCCCAGGCCGTCCGTCACGGCCTCGGCCTGTGCCCGGAGGACCGCAAGAGCGAAGGCATCGTCGGCGAGCTGTCGGTGCGCGAGAACATCGCCCTGGCGCTGCAGGCGCGCATGGGCCTGCGCCGCACGCTGAGCCGGCGGCGCCAGCAGGAGCTGGCCGAACGCTACATCCGGGCGCTGGGCATCCGCACCGCCGATGCCGAGACACCGATCGCGCAGCTGTCCGGCGGCAACCAGCAGAAGGCCCTGCTGGCGCGCTGGCTGGCCACGCAGCCGGCCTTGCTGATCCTCGACGAGCCGACGCGCGGCATCGACGTGGCGGCCAAGCAGGAGATCATGGGCGAGATCCTGCGGCTGGCCGAGGAGGGCATGGCAGTGCTGTTCATCTCGTCCGAGCTGGACGAGGTGGTGCGCCTGTCCGACCGCGTCGTCGTGCTGCGTGACCGCCGCAAGGTGGGCGAGCTGCCGGCCGGCACCAGCGAGGCGCAGATCTGCGACCTGATCGCCGCGGGAGCCTGA
- a CDS encoding ABC transporter permease produces the protein MRELLNRATAHRLFWPLVTLTLLLLVNAVINPGFLRLQWRDGHLYGSLVDILNRAAPLMLVSLGMTLVIATRGIDISVGATVAISAAVAALMIGGQLVIVDGVPTHVSRFPMWAAIAGALAVGAVAGLWNGVLVAKVGMQPIIATLILMVAGRGIAQLLTNGQIITIYYAPYFFIGSGFLLGLPFALFVAAAVWGALHLLLTRTALGLFIQAIGINPQAARVAGVRARLITVGAYVFCGVTAAMAGLLISSNVKSADGNNAGLLLELDAILAVTLGGTLLTGGRFSLAGSVIGALIIQTLTSTIYSIGVPPEVNLVVKAAVVFAVMLLQSAEFRALLRRIAVRPPREPVEGWPC, from the coding sequence GTGCGTGAACTGCTGAATCGGGCCACCGCCCACCGACTGTTCTGGCCGCTGGTGACGCTGACGCTGCTGCTGCTCGTCAATGCCGTGATCAACCCCGGCTTCCTGCGGCTGCAGTGGCGCGACGGCCACCTCTACGGCAGCCTGGTCGACATCCTGAACCGGGCGGCGCCGCTGATGCTGGTGTCGCTGGGCATGACGCTGGTGATCGCCACGCGCGGCATCGACATCTCGGTCGGCGCGACGGTGGCGATCAGCGCCGCGGTGGCCGCGCTGATGATCGGCGGGCAGCTGGTCATCGTCGACGGCGTGCCCACCCACGTGAGTCGTTTCCCGATGTGGGCCGCGATCGCCGGTGCACTGGCCGTCGGGGCGGTGGCGGGCCTGTGGAACGGCGTGCTGGTGGCCAAGGTCGGCATGCAGCCCATCATCGCGACGCTGATCCTGATGGTGGCCGGGCGCGGCATCGCGCAGCTGCTGACCAACGGCCAGATCATCACGATCTACTACGCGCCGTACTTCTTCATCGGCAGCGGCTTCTTGCTGGGCCTGCCCTTCGCGCTGTTCGTCGCCGCAGCCGTGTGGGGCGCGCTGCACCTGCTGCTCACGCGCACCGCGCTCGGGCTGTTCATCCAGGCCATCGGCATCAACCCGCAGGCCGCGCGCGTGGCGGGCGTGCGCGCCCGGCTGATCACCGTCGGCGCGTACGTCTTCTGCGGGGTGACCGCGGCGATGGCCGGGCTGCTGATCAGCTCCAACGTGAAGAGCGCCGACGGCAACAACGCCGGGCTGCTGCTGGAGCTGGACGCCATCCTGGCCGTGACCCTCGGCGGGACGCTGCTGACCGGCGGGCGCTTCAGCCTCGCGGGCAGCGTGATCGGGGCGCTGATCATCCAGACGCTGACCTCGACGATCTATTCGATCGGGGTGCCGCCGGAAGTGAACCTGGTGGTGAAGGCGGCGGTGGTGTTCGCGGTGATGCTGCTGCAGTCGGCGGAGTTCCGGGCGCTGCTGCGGCGCATCGCGGTGAGGCCGCCGCGGGAGCCGGTGGAGGGGTGGCCGTGTTGA
- a CDS encoding 2-dehydro-3-deoxy-6-phosphogalactonate aldolase produces MNEAPHGPGLPLVAILRGLAPARAPEVADVLFDAGFRALEVPLNRPGALASIEAIVQRAREGVLVGAGTVLETAQVEAVHAAGGRLVVMPHTDAEVIARARQLGMFVAPGVFTASEAFAALKAGAHALKLFPAEVLGPAGLAALRTVLPPGTALWPVGGITPEAIAAWCRAGATGFGVGGALFRPDETLQRLRERAQAFVAAWQAAQVSR; encoded by the coding sequence ATGAACGAAGCGCCGCACGGGCCCGGCCTGCCGCTGGTGGCCATCCTGCGCGGGCTCGCGCCCGCCCGGGCCCCCGAGGTGGCCGACGTGCTGTTCGACGCAGGTTTCCGGGCGCTGGAGGTGCCGCTGAACCGGCCCGGGGCACTGGCGAGCATCGAAGCCATCGTGCAGCGGGCGCGGGAGGGCGTGCTGGTCGGTGCCGGCACCGTGCTGGAGACGGCGCAGGTCGAGGCGGTGCACGCCGCGGGCGGCCGCCTGGTGGTGATGCCCCACACCGATGCCGAGGTGATCGCACGCGCGCGCCAGCTGGGCATGTTCGTCGCGCCGGGCGTGTTCACGGCCAGCGAGGCGTTCGCGGCGTTGAAGGCCGGCGCGCATGCGCTCAAGCTGTTCCCGGCCGAGGTGCTGGGCCCGGCCGGGCTGGCGGCGCTGCGCACGGTGCTGCCGCCCGGGACCGCGCTGTGGCCGGTGGGCGGCATCACGCCGGAGGCGATTGCGGCATGGTGCCGGGCCGGGGCCACCGGCTTCGGCGTGGGCGGCGCGCTGTTCCGGCCGGACGAGACGCTGCAGCGGCTGCGCGAGCGGGCGCAGGCCTTCGTCGCGGCGTGGCAGGCGGCTCAGGTGAGCCGGTAG